AACTCTAATTCAGCACAATTATACTAAGCTCTTCCTCTGTTGTACTGATCCATGTTGAGTTCCGTACCTCTTGAGCCACTGTAGGATGCATTTCTTGCAGAAGATGTGGTGGCACGCAGCTCTCACTGGACACCTGAGGACGCCCTGACATATGGTGCAGATCAGGTCGTAGTCTGGGGAGTCCAAAAACAGCTCCACATCGTAGCCCCCGCTCTGTGTTGACACCTCTGGATCCGCCTAGATGaggccaacacaaacacaagttgaTCCTGGGTTATCATTCTGTattgttatgtgttgtttttttttttacatgtcaaAGATCTGACAGTTGATGGACAGACTGTGACTGGTTATGTACCAACAGCTGTAAAACATGCTCTCTACAACTGCTACAACCCGTCCACAGTGTTTTTCAACAGAAAGGCCGAAGACAACAAAAGAGAATTGTTCTGGAAAGTCATATGACTGATCACATGATAACAAAAAAAGACAGGTGccttcactctttttttttcatgttaaagATAGAAAATGCTAAAAACATGATATCTGTTGTAATGGAATCATTCATTGATTTCAAATTATGtatatgtttaattaaaacataagAATATAGGTTACATAGCAATTCAAACGCATTTCAGAGTTGAGAAAATATATTAGAGAGGTAGCTGTCCTAATATCATATTACAGTAACTTGGTCAAAagcaaagaataaataaatcaatagaaGTGAAAACCGAGACTAAATAAACAAAGTTGTCTGGTGTCTACTCACCATAATAAGCTCCTGTCCTCACCGTGTTTCCATCACAGGCGGTGGTTCCCGTCCATATCGATCCTCTCACATGTCacacagggaacacacacaccctcgttatcaatgcaacacacacatgaacattccTGACAAAACGCGAAGGAGGGAccgtgtgtttctctctgcctctgtctctgtgcGTGTGAATTATAAAAACGAAGGCAGATACTTCCCTGCTATTCTAGCAACAGAGCTCAGCCTCCACAAGTCAAACACAGACTTTTAAACATGAATGGCAGCGGCTGAGTCCATTGTTTATGAGCGTGAGGAACAACAAATCCAAAAGTGATTATGACATTTTAAACAGTAATTATTTATAATGACACTCTGCACTTTACACGTGTTAATAACTCTGTTTACTTATGACCTTTCAAATCACAAGTCTATCCCTTTTATTTCATggatttctgtttatttacacGTTGACAATAGAAGCGGGATTTCACTGTGAAACCGTCCAGCCAATCGCAGCGTCTTGCGCTCCGATGACGCGCAATGTGAGCGACTCGGGCCATCAACATGCGGCATGGATATGTTGACTTGAGCCAACGTGTGAAGTGAGAAATAATCATTTCATCATCGCTGCGGAAAGTATTTAGTTTGTTATTGTGGCATTTTCCTTTTCGCGAGCAAGATGGCGAACATCAACCTCCAGTTCAAGACAAAGTAAGTGTGTTTTGTCACGAGACGAGAAAACATATAAGCTAATAGCTAACACAAGCTATCAGCTAGCACACGCTCAGCTAAAGTGTCACTCCAAGTTTCCACAGTAACGTTCCTGCTCTTTTCTCCCAGTTACGATGTTTCCAGCAAGATCGAACCGTTTTACAAAGGAGGGAAAGTGCAGGTGAGTTTCCCCCACATATATTCACTGATTTCCACATATACTTTAACAATATTATAGACACAGGAATACCCCCACCCACTAAAATATCAGTACCTTTATAGTACCACATGttataagaaaataataatgacaatcaGTAGGACATAATACAAACACGAATAAGTAGCTAACTTATGATATTACAAATTagtaataaatatatgtatatatttttcgtTTGTTGATAGTTTTGCTTGTAAAATGCACATATCTATGAGTTTTGGTTCAAATGTATATTGTGAGCGTATAACTGAATTATAAGTTCATATTTATTATATCGCATTAATATCTGATATGCACATCCTGGAGAGAGATTTTTTTGTTGGGCTTTAGTTGTTAGTTATGTAGCTATAAACTTTGatgcaacattttaaatatgtactaattatatagatatacattttttatatagaTGTGTATCTCCGTATATTAGATTTTTCTTacagtttttgtcttttactggGTTTGAGAAGATTCCAGGTCAATTTGATCAAATTTGAAGAGAAACACTTTGTGAAGATTTAGTCTGTAACATAATAAAGTAGTaatgataaaaaatattattaagtaTAAATACCATGCTGCAAAGTTGAGGTTTTAAGTGATGCGGCAGTGGTCAAAATGTCCTGACTTGTCCTGACCAGCTCGAGACAGTATCCTTAAACAGACGGACTTCTCCTCACAAGACATGATACAGACGTGTCCACAGGCTGACTGACCTGACTGGTGACTGCAGCTTTATTCTCTCCACCTGTTTGTTTTCCAGATCAGCAACGATGAGCAACACATCTTCTGCACGTGTGGCTCTCGTGTCAATGTTTTGGAGATCAGCACAGGAAAGATTGTCCACAGTGTCGAGCATGTGAGTCCACAAGATCTTTTAGGGCTGGAGTTACATTTCAGTCGATATCGATAatcatcacaataaatgtcactgttatcatttcattttatactacattttagaaacttttttttactcCTGAGTGCTTGTTGTGgtcatttgtaaatttgtaCTTTTGATCACCGAGATCTTTCCCTTCTTGTCTGTTTACAGGATGATCAAGAGGACATCACATCTTTTGCACTGAGCTGTGACGATGAGGTAAAGCAGACGCCTCGGCCACTTGTCATTACTTCAGTGTGAATTTTCTTGATGTTCTAATGTCAGCCTGTACAAGAGTGGTATTTATTAACCTCTGTACTGTGTCCCACCTCAGCTGCTGGTAACAGCCAGCAGGGCTCTGCTGCTGAAGCAATGGGACTGGAAACAAGCTCAGTGCACTCGTTCCTGGAGGGCCATTCACACAGTGCCTGTAGCCAGTATGACCTTTGACTCGACCTCCACGCTCCTCGCCACAGGTCAGCTGACACTGGAATAGAAGCTGTGACATTCACCTGCTGCATAGACAATTTCCCAGTTCAAAGACCGTCTCCTCTTGTTGTCCTGCAGGTGGCTGTGACGGTACCATTAAGCTTTGGGATGTGTTGAAGCAGTACTGCACACACAACCTGAAAGGGTCATCTGGAGTTGTGCAGTAAGTCCAGATATCTGTGAACCACAGCTGAGACATCATTAAGATTATTTCTTAAAATTCGTTGTTAATACAGAAGTTGTAGCTTGGTTTTGAAAAGTTAGACCCTCAGTCGGCGGGTAAGGTTAGTGAGTTTTTTCGTGAATAGTCTGCTGGAATGATAACAAATCAAGAAGTGTCACATGTTACAGTAACAGGATATAACTGGATTGCACATACAAGGGCTTTTACAGTGAGGTGATCTGTCATGAAACTCCACCAGTAAAAACTAAAGGCAAAAGGGATTTGAAAAATCAATATTTGATTGGATTAAACATAATCCCAAAAGTATTATTCAATACTTTTATGGAAACAGCTACGATTTAAGTAGCATCACATTTACAGCGGGAGTTGTCGTATTAAAAAGTTACAGATGTCACATGTTAGAGATTTCAGGTTGAAGCGGACACTACTGATTCTGTAGCTGCCTTTATGATCAAGAAGTGACGGTTGGATTAATCTTCGTGAATCTCTGCAGCCTCGTCCAGTTCCATCCAGACATCAGCCGActgcagctcttctcctcgTCTCTGGACTGCGGCATCCGGCTGTGGGACCTGAGctccagtcagtgtgtgtgtgtgctgcagagcCATTACAGCGCCGTCACCTCCCTCAGCTTCAGCGCTGACGGTGACACCATGGTCAGGTACTGTGTTCCCACCCCCCACAATATCCCTTCTGTCATCTTACCTATAAACAGCAGACAGTTAGGATTTGTCTCTCTTCTAAATCTGCAGGTTTTAAAGCTGTTGTTTGTAACTTTGTGTTGATCCTTGTGTGCAGTTCTGGTCGAGATAAGATCTGTACAGTGTGGGACCTTGAGACTCGGAAAGCCAAGAGGACTGTGCCTGTCTACGAGGTGAGACTGTGAATCGGATCTTATTTGTTGGACGTAGGGTAATTCCTGAAAATCTTTTTGACTCCTCATGTGAAGCAAATGTTTCAGCTGTGACTCTTGACGTCTGaacttgctgtgtgtgttgtcttggTCTCCAGGCTGTGGAGGGCGTTGTGCTGCTGCCTGAGGATAAAGATTTCTCTGAGATTGGAGTGAAGAGCAATGACTTGCATTTCATCACAGCTGGAAGCAAAGGTTCGATTTTAACATAGTTCTGAAAATCGAAGCTGAGTCCCTGTGCTTTGTTAAACTCACGTCTTCTCCCCCATCGTCTCTCCGTAGGGGTGTTAAGAGTGTGGGAGGCCAGCACGGCACGCTGCATCTACAGCCAGAAGCTCCTCTCCACCCTCAGCCCTGTGtctggggaggaggaagagcaggacgACAACCCTCGCAGTCTGACGTACCTGCTGCACCTGCCCGTCTCCTCTAGACTGGCCACAGTCACTGCAGAACACAACATAGTGCTCTACCAGCTTCCCGCCCTcaccacacagcagcaggtggGTCATACTTATATTTTTGAAATCTACATTAGATTCAATTAAAATTCCAATATATTATTGGCATGACATTACTCACtttaattgcttttttttttttaaaccagacaAATGTCAAGTCGCAGAAACCTCACACCAGCTAACTTTAAATGATGCTTTAAAGAGGATGACATCTGTTCgctgtcttttaaacattaacaaaaaaaagaaatgctttAGCTCTTTTGCTTCTTTGTCTGTAATATGCTAAACTATATTGGCACTCGCACCGTTTAATTCCTTGGAGAGACCTCGGCATCTCAGTCGGATGTTCGCTGTCACAGATTCAGAACTAATGAACGCTCTTCCTCTgttgcctgcccccccccccccccctctcagttTGTGGGCTACAATGATGAAGTACTGGATGTGAAATTCCTGGGTAAAGACAGTCACATCGTGGTGGCCACCAACAGCTGCCAGATCAAGGTGTTTGAGCTGCTCACCAACAGCTGCCAGATCCTCTACGGACACACAGGTCAGTCcccaccagcagagggcagcatgtGTTGGTGTAGAGCCACATGTGAAACAATCTGCAGTTGGAAGTGTTTTTCCTGTTGACATGTGACCATACAGGTTAATAGCACAGAAATATAGTATTCTTttgactttatttgtatttatatattttacacatttcaacTTTTCGGGCGTCAAACTTTAAAGATGGTTTTGCTCCACTGGTATTACAACACTGGTAATGATGGCAACTATTTTTTGTATTGAAGTCTATGCTTATTGTTTTTAGTTAGTAGACTGAGTAATGTTGAAATTAGATGGGTTTAACACAGAAAAAGGGAAGGTGGGTTAGTGAAtgataaatatgatataatCTGCTCAAAGTTTCAGCTTTGCATTCTTAAAAGTTGACTTGTTGAGCCGGTTGTGTTTTTTATGCATCGTACCTTTTCGCCTCTATCTTCCACAGACACTGTCCTGTCTCTGGATGTGTTCAAAACCGGCTCTCTCTTTGCAAGCTGTGCAAAGGTGAGCTCACCTCCTTGCACCTAACAGGGAACAGCAACCCAAGGATTAATGATTAGTTCCACACATTGCCCTAAAATCAACATGTTCAATATAAGTTAATCTTTAACTAGAGGACCGTTAAATAGCATTTATGTCAAcatttgtgtggtgtgtgtgtttgtcttcaggaCAGGTCAGTGCGTGTGTGGCAGATGGACGGGGATAGTGGTCAGGTGAGATGTGTGGCCCAGGGCTCCAGCCATGCTAATGCTGTGGGCTCCATCACCTGCTCCAGGTAACACTTAACATTCCTCCACTCACACTTGTTTTCTTATCACATGTATAAACACAGATAGCGAGTTAGCTGGTAGACGAGTCTTTGTGAAGCTGCTTGACGGTAATGACCCTccatctttgtctctgtgtgaagGATGAAAGCGTCTTTCGTGGTGTCTGGCAGTCAGGACTGCACCGTCAAGGTGTGGGATCTGCCCGCAGACCTGCCCACGACAGAAGAAGACATACACGAGCTGACCGCCCGATGCACAGAGAAGGCGCATGATAAGGTACACGTCCAAAATGTTTGCACACTGTCCAGAAAGAATAACAAACCATTGTGACCATTAGTGGCTGGCACTCGCCCaatgaaaaacacatgtttttataGTGTAAGCCAGATATCACAGCGCTTGGACAGTGAAGAATTTGACTTGAGAGCAGGGTTAAACGCCAAGTTTTTTAAAGCCCGACAGTGGAGACTTTACCTTCCAACAAGAGAGGCGAGCTTTCCACTTAACAAAAGGttgaaaaggaaatgaaacGTTTCTCcataaaagcaaaacaatggACTTATGGTGACATGCCCACTTGGCTGTTAACATTCAACTAAAGTGAAGTATCTGATGCAACTGTGGGTAACCGCCAGTTATTTGTGGTAGCTCTTTATTTAATTACTACGTGGTTTCTAATGCATTCCAGTGTTTTCATAGCTGTGTCAACAGGTCAAAACATATCATTGAATTAGCGTCTGTATGCAGTGGGGCAGAGAATGTGATTCACTTTGGTGTGGTGGGTTTAGGTTTGTGACCTGCACAATCCGGATCTTTTAAATCGGTGACAATGGTCTATTCTTTAACTTAGCCCCGCTCCTTACCGGGCTCTTTCACCactgctcagtttttttatttatggaaTGGAGATAATATCCTTTGCACACTTACGGCTCGTCccatttcctgtttccagcactatCACTTGTCTTTGACCAATTTTCTGTAATTTGAGGAGCGAGTATTATATTCATTTCCCCACTACAATAGAAGGTGTCACTGCTGTCATAACAGCGTTAACCCCTTGGGCAGCTTCACTGAGAATCACTAGGGATTATACAAATGATTAAATGTAGGTCACACGATTTTAGCAGTTGCAAGGTGGTTCAGCCTTTTGTTACCGTTTTCAGGTGATTTTCAAACTCGTAGATTTGCCATATCTGAATATTTTGTATAAtctttaatcaaatcaaattagcaACTCGTCCGTCTGTAACGTGTCACTGTCCCAGTGTCGCTGCTTCTAACTTGACAATGTCGCATGATACACAAACTGTTTAAGATTAAATGTCCTTATCTGAGAGTAACTAAtgatatttaatgtttattcaTAATGAATAATATTGGATTACCATTTGttaatatatatcatatatactACTGctacactactactactaatactgtATAAGCCTGTTTGAACAATTActaaattattattaacaaagATATTTACGTTAATAACCATGGCAACAATGAAAACTTTTGGATCAGTCTTATTAATCACATACAGCTAATCTCTTATTTTGTTGACATTTACACAGGAAACAAGGTCACTTATTGAAATCAGTTAAAATTACATTGAATGATTCCAGTTACTGTATAAACCTGACTAGGCCACTTTAATATTTGTATACACGGCTGTTCTTGGAGTTGTAGTGGAAACCAGTACAGGCAGGCTGAAGGTAACATTATAACACAAATTGTGGATGTGTAATAGTGTTTAAAGCCAGCTTACTTGTATATAACAGCAGCATTATATTTTATACGATTCTTTCGGCattagcgagagagagaaacatgtaaGTCACTCTCCCACTGTCTCATTTTACAAAATACAATGTGTAGGCTGGCTTTTCCCATCAGGAAGTGCAGGTGAAACCACTGATTACCGTTAGCAAGATGCGGGGGGAGAATGTTTACGCTCACTCAAGTTTCCTGCTGCACCTTCACACTCCCGACACAACAGAACAATTGACTGTCTGTCCATCAGCGGACCCTGGTTTCTCAacttgtcttttgttttcatgtaaaTTATCAGATCTGAGCAATGTCGGCTGTGATTGCGGAGAATTTAGACAATGCAGCTCTTTATGCCTCCAGGCTGGAAAGAGCTGTtttcttgtgaacatgatatcctCTGGTTGCCACtatgcagactctggctccacatGTGCAAGATGGTGGTGTTTGTATCCCGGATATTGAGGCTTCTTTTGTGGATGGTGTAAGGAAGTGGACAAGCAGTTATTACGGTGTTTATCGTACCAGGAATGAGACTTTTCTTTCACTCaattaacatacacacaaatgtacatTTAGTGTGTATGTTAATTGATATAAAATCTATAACTTTGATAGCTTCTGCTTGTAATCCTTCAAAGTCTTCACTTAAAACCTCATCAACTTTGTGAAGtcattcctcctctccccccccctcccccttgtcCTTTCTCCAGGatataaacagtgttgcagtgtCGCCCAATGACAAGCTGCTGGCCTCGGGCTCCCAGGACCGGACCGCCAAGCTGTGGTCGCTGGCAGACGTGGGGAGCCTGGGCCTGCTGGGGGTGTTTCGGGGCCATCGCCGCGGCGTCTGGGCCGTTTGCTTCTCTCCCGTCGACCAGGTGCTGGCCACGTCCTCGGCTGACGGCACCACCAAGCTCTGGAGCCTGCAGGACTTCAGCTGCCTGAAGGTGAGCCACTGGCTGTAAATGTAGTACAATGTGTATTTTATTACGGGAGCAGATGATTGACTGGATACAGTGGTCGTTTGAGCGCTCTTCCTGATAAGTGTAATAATATCTGTAATTCTGTGAAGATGACACTCGTATAAGATATGACAGAAGTGTTTATCAAAGCTTCATTAGTTTCCGTATCTTATTTTAACTGATTGTAATTCTCAGCTGCCAGAGATGGTTTTGATTGTGAGGCAGAAACGATGGGATCATGTggttttttctgtctttgtctttcttcagACATTCGAGGGGCACGACGCATCAGTTTTGAAAGTGATTTTTGTGAGTCGTGGGACTCAGCTGCTCACCAGGTAAACCCATGGGAAGCATTCCTCCAAAATTCACcatatatacacaaatacactttTACCTACACATGCTCAGATGAGGCATTGAAATGAATGGATGTTTGATTATCATGTAATCTCAGGAGTCTgatcaggctacatccacacttatacattttagttttaaaacgcATGATTTCTGCTACGCCGTGATGTTCACCCTACTCCGATTTTCTATCCTTAGTGGCTCCGACGGTTTAGTAAAGCTGTGGACCATCAAGACCAATGAGTGTGTGAAGACGCTGGACGCCCACCAGGACAAAGTGTGGGGTCTCCACGCCACCCGCAAAGATGACAAGATGGTGACGGGGTCAGCTGATTCTTTTATCACCGTATGGGTGGTAAGTGTGATTTGACTAATAATTACCAGTTGATTCAGAAGACATGGAGAGTGATTAGTAATAAAACCGCTAAAAACATTGATATTACCAGATTAAGAAAGAAATAAACTCAAACTTTACAAAAATGCCCCAAAAGGCTCACAGCTGTTCTTTTGGATGTTGTAACATCACTTAAGTGCATTCCTACGCCAAAGCCCAGCAGTCATTTCAATCGAGCTTGTATCAATTCTCACAACACTCATAGATggcagttccctaaatgtgcccgATTCTTTTCATCAGTGTCCATgagttattccctgggaaataagGAATTACTTCTGCAGGGATCGATCACAAATATGATGTTCTTGTTCTCTATCTAACTAGGATGTGACTGAAGTGGAGCTGGCAGAGGAGCAGGCAAAACAGGAAGATCAGATACTCAAGTAAGTCCACAATGTTTTAGATGTGAGAAAAGTCCTCCACTTTATCTTTTCTCTCAAACCAAAGTGATGCACAAACAGTCTTATTGTCTTATGTTGGAGGTCAGGAGTCAAGGAGTAGTGTGTTAGGCCCAGACTCCACCTGAGtctacctctcctcctcctgtctgtttgtctgtctttctctcccctGATGAGTAAACAGAGGCTGTGTTAGGCTCAGGTGGGCCTCACTGGGTCGCTGGTCAGGTCTAGCAATGTTCAGAGCTGTTTGAGTGGGTGTGTAGGAATGTATGATCTGGTATTCTGATAATACAAGTGAATTTCAGATCCCAGACAATTGATCATATGTGTGAAAGTTTGTCCACGGGTTTGTGCAGTTGTTCAGGGAAATTGAAATGGCAGCGACAAATAGCGTGTCTGTAATATATTTATcaccttttcaaaacaaaaacagaacttGAATGTCATTAACATATTCCAAAAATGTACTTCTTTCATTCAGACTCTATTTTATAAAACAACTGTTAATTGTGTTTGTTGTAGTGGTAAATCGAGTGGAAGTGTAACGATGAACTGAAAGCCACTGGCATTTTTAATTcgttaaatataaaaagtaaagagTTCAGTTGGACTCATGGATGAACTGAGTAGGGTTGGGAGTTCAGAGGAGGTTGTCAGAGGTTAGTTCAGAGGTTAATTTCACTGAGACGTCaccaaacatgtttttcttgtctTGTGAAGGCAACCTTTTCAGGAACACCTCCAAGACGTTTCTTTGAAATTGGTACAAATGTTCCCTTCAGCTGTAAAAGTTCTCAATAATTGTTAAAGTCTGATATTGTGACAGGACAGCCCTAATCTCGACCTACAGCTACTGCTGTCGATGTATTGATCTTTGTTttgaatatttatgttttgGTCGTTGTCCTTTGAGCTTATTTTCAGTGAATATTGATGTTTACTGTAACAGTTCTAAAACTGCACTCGGCTGCGTGTCGCCTGCTCCTGtttgatactgtgtgtgtgtgtttgtgtgtgtaggaagCAGGAGTTGTCCAACCTGCTCCATGAGAAGAAGTATCTGAAGGCGCTGGGTCTGGCCATCTCACTGGACCATCCTCACACCGTgctcactgtcatcaaaggtaTTTAATCCGTCAAGTCTGTTCCGCCATCTCTAACCAAGAGACCAGATCAGATTCTCCTTCATGCAATCAATCTCTGTCCCTCATCTGTTCACCTGCAGTTATCTTGACACGGTGTCGGGAGCGTGTCGTCAGTCACTGCTCAC
Above is a genomic segment from Pleuronectes platessa chromosome 16, fPlePla1.1, whole genome shotgun sequence containing:
- the tbl3 gene encoding transducin beta-like protein 3; amino-acid sequence: MANINLQFKTNYDVSSKIEPFYKGGKVQISNDEQHIFCTCGSRVNVLEISTGKIVHSVEHDDQEDITSFALSCDDELLVTASRALLLKQWDWKQAQCTRSWRAIHTVPVASMTFDSTSTLLATGGCDGTIKLWDVLKQYCTHNLKGSSGVVHLVQFHPDISRLQLFSSSLDCGIRLWDLSSSQCVCVLQSHYSAVTSLSFSADGDTMVSSGRDKICTVWDLETRKAKRTVPVYEAVEGVVLLPEDKDFSEIGVKSNDLHFITAGSKGVLRVWEASTARCIYSQKLLSTLSPVSGEEEEQDDNPRSLTYLLHLPVSSRLATVTAEHNIVLYQLPALTTQQQFVGYNDEVLDVKFLGKDSHIVVATNSCQIKVFELLTNSCQILYGHTDTVLSLDVFKTGSLFASCAKDRSVRVWQMDGDSGQVRCVAQGSSHANAVGSITCSRMKASFVVSGSQDCTVKVWDLPADLPTTEEDIHELTARCTEKAHDKDINSVAVSPNDKLLASGSQDRTAKLWSLADVGSLGLLGVFRGHRRGVWAVCFSPVDQVLATSSADGTTKLWSLQDFSCLKTFEGHDASVLKVIFVSRGTQLLTSGSDGLVKLWTIKTNECVKTLDAHQDKVWGLHATRKDDKMVTGSADSFITVWVDVTEVELAEEQAKQEDQILKKQELSNLLHEKKYLKALGLAISLDHPHTVLTVIKAIRQGEDGQEMLEKTLLKLRVDQKESLLRYCVVWNTNARNCQDAQSVLQVLLTHLPPEELLKYQGARTHLEGLIPYTERHMQRIGKLLQASMFLNYMWQKMRVAGAPSSMDQDEEMDTTPLEQTQPVFMIDKEKEKGSGDENQDVGSDSDSGQDEDPNCPVEDEEEKDEVSATTKDGRIEIKESNGTNGNHHSDSEESSEEEDTKEEEKDQSTTVKCLPVSSAPQGQALAS